Part of the Quercus robur chromosome 5, dhQueRobu3.1, whole genome shotgun sequence genome, agCATTAATGAAAGACAGAGTTAAACGAGCCGTAATAAAGGCTCGGCGTTACCAAAATCCTCCTCTcccaaccaagaggtcggacagcaggattttgaggggctattgtggggcccaatagtttgtggccctggcccatttattcattggggtctaaaggcccgagccgagaagGGTTATAGCTCAGGatcggtaatacaagtacatAATAGCCTTGGGACATgaccgaggacgattcagtcctcggcatgtccgaggtctcacAGGAAGAAAGGACAAAAACGACATAGAAACAGATtggggaaaaaatctaaaatatctgcgTCAATAGAAAAGGGTACGCTGGGaagtataacgaccagggaaagctgcccttaccgccattcaatactctgcacctgacagagccatactctccagcttttacaaccacccccaaccactctgggtacgggctgatgggacaagtatcagtcttggaatgtcaatcctacacgtggacgaaggataaaaaacacaggctagtataaaaggaaaagtaagcaattcaTAGTggtggctgggaaaaatggccaaaaaccagagcctcccagcctgcctccaggagaaagactcctaaggCAAAAACGACTTAATTATGCATGAACACCACGAGAAACCCGCCGTCTGGTGActgaggcctagcctttcaaacccacgctctacaaatgatattgtttgggcctttttacgtgcgaacccaacactgttatgGTTCGTTACGAATCGAGTCCTTACAGCTATcgttataaattattttataatatttttataaaatattgatatagttaactttttattgatttttatctaAACccattattataattatttttttatttatcaataatcactcaccatatcaataatttataaaaacttttataaattaatttatatttctagcattatttttaataaaataataacaactttagtttaaactttataataaaaagagtaaacaCTGAACAAGCGAAGGCTCCAGGCCCTCCAGTCcaccaataattaataaataaataaaaaaagatttcataaatgaaaaaaagaaaaaataaaaaaataaagccGATAGAAGTGGAATCTATTGGATAAATGGATACACGCTCACTCCCCATGCCTGTGTCTCCATAAACAGAGTACACACATACATCAAccgagagagagtgagtgagagagagagagagtgagagtgagattTGGGAAGAAGATGGCTCAGAGCTCCAAAAGAAGCAAATGGGTCTCACTGTGCGTGCCTCTCTTTGCTTATTTTGCTTCTACAATCATCGCAGAAGATGgtatgtttttctcttcttctctgccCACAAATGTTCTTGGTTCTTGCTTCCCATTTTCTCTGCAATTAGTTTCAATGtcttatttgttattttgtggTTATGCTTTGTGGGTCTTGGACCATTTGGTTATTTCTGAGATCTGATATATGTTTGCTATGCTGTTGCTCACATCTACTTCAACTGTTCTTCAACGTGGTTCTATTATTAATAGAAGTACTTAGTAGTAACATGTTTAGTGGGTTTTGTGCTTTTGTTACAGTTAGATTGGAATGTGCTATGGTAGGAAAGAATAGCTGTCTAATTATTTCTACATTCTATAAGTAAAAAACCTTCATGCTAGGTTGGATACTTCATCCAAAAATGAGCTTCAATTTCTTCACTGGCTATCTCTTTCTAGCTCTAGAAGCGTTGCTTTCATATAATTTGAATCAAACCCATGTTGGAGCCAGTAAATTGTTAAGTATTAGTAGAGCTAGTAGCAGTGTAGCACTACCGATactaagtaatttttttaacgctctcttattaaaaaattaaaacagttTGAAACTGTGATGACTGTGGTCTTCActcttcaaagttcaaagacAGGGAATTCAAGGCCCATCCCTTTTTGACTATTTTCTTTGAAATCTTGTTTTTACTTGTGTCTGCAAGCTATCAAATTCTTGCGGGTTGTTGAAGAAGAATACTCCTTTTTTATTGCCTTACCCCCCTTTTTATCTTTATAATTGATGAGTAATTATAAAAAGATTGCAACTTGAAACTTTTCACCCACACAATCAATTGTACGAAGATTGAATTAATTGCAAGCCATTTAAACCTCCATAATTCAAATGATGTCTAGGGGTACTAATAATTTATGCTGAACCCCATTGTGTGAAGTGTGAATACAATAAAGATTGTGGGAACCACTTTCAAAAAAGGTCGGCGGGGTGACCAACTTGGATTATTGACTTGATAGCAAATTATTGTATATAGAGCTAATAATTTTTGCTAAACCCCATTGTGAACGCCATAAAGAGTCCGGGAACATCTTTCAAATAGGTCGGCGGGTGACaaacttttattgtttttttttttttttggcaaataaaCTTTTATTGTTTATACTTTTATAGGGCTATATtctcatcttcttttcttttttgggagaaaagaGCTCTCTCATTCTTGGCTAAGTAATTAGTGGGACAAGAGGAATATATTTTAATGATATACTAGTTAATTTTATGAAAGTATATTATAGTTTTAGCTAGGATCTATACATTTCGTTTGGAGTGCTGCACCCATGTCGTATCAGTGTTGTGACGGTGTTTTAATTGCCAtgtcatattataattttttagaaaaaatttgcTCATTTTGCCGGCATTGTATCTGTGTCTGTATCCGTATCTGGGCATCTGAGTGTACTAGGTATAATGAAGCTTTCACAAGCATAGAtaagaaaataaactaaaacagTTACAAGAAAAATCTCTTCGAAAGAATCAAAGAATACATCTAGTAGGCGGCAGAAGCTCCAACCTGGCCACTGTCACTGAAGAAGGCAAAGGCTGGGCAACTGGTTTATATATATGCTGTCCTGAGTCTCTTGACTATATTTGTCAATGTCTTAATAAATAGTACTAAATCATATgaaattttaagcatttttttttttttgggttgcaacttgcaagcACTCACTTTAAGCTTTAAAATTGCTTTCCTTTGAAGCGAGAATCGAGAAAATTAGAGGGCGAAGTTGGCACAATGGAGGTCCCAAACTATTTACTTTTGTGTGCCTTAGATTTTGATTATAaggttcttctaaaaaaaaaaaaaaaaaaaaaaaaattgaatccaaGGAGTCgattacttattttatttatcttttgagTCATATTAACAAGTATCCTTTGATTataagtttgtttattttttttcctaagacCGGAACACAAAATTCTTTCATGGGGTAGCCActcaaagaaaaaggaggaatttTATTAAAGATTTGGAGCGTGTATTGGCTGGTGTGCAGCCCGTGGTTAGTACCTCTATGAATGAAGCTTTGACTTGTCCATATAGTAGAGAGGAGGTGGAGATGGCTATAAAACATATGGCTCCTTTAAAAGCCCCGGGTCCTGATGGGATGCCCCCTCTATTTTTTCAATCCTTTTGGCCTGACATTGGTATGGAAGTTTCAGATGCTGTCCTCTCTTGTCTCAATTCAGTGTTCTGGGAGGACAGGTTTTATGGCGTTAAAGCTTGATATGAGCAAAGCTTATGATAGAGTGGAGTGGGtctttttggagaaaattttattgaagatGGGTTTTCAAGAAAGTTGGGTGGCCATGATCATGCAATGTATCACAACGGTATCTTACTTAATTCTGGTGAATGGCGAACCTACAGGTCATATTTATCCTTCACGAGGGTTGAGACAGGGTGATCCTTTGTCACCATTCCTATTTCTATTTTGTGCAGAAGGCTTGAATGCCCTTCTCAGTCAAGCTGCAAATTCTGGGGAGATAAGAGGTTACTCTATTTGTAGAGCGGGTCCAAAAATTACTCATTTGTTTTTTGCCGATGATTGCTTGTTATTCTGTAGAGCTACTCCTGAAGAATGTGCTAAAATCCAGTCTATCCTTGCATGGTATGGGGCTGCTTCGGGTCAGCAGGTGAATTCGGATAAGACTACAGCTTTCTTTAGTCGAAACACTTCTGCGGAGGTTCAGGAAGAATTAAAAGTTTTGCTAGGGGTGCCGGTTATTCAAAACTATGAGAAGTATTTGGGGCTTCCCTCTTTTGTGGGTCGAGAGAAGAAAGCGTGTTTCAATCACATCAAGGAACGGATCTGGGCTAAAATgcaagggtggaaggaaaaattGTTGTCTCAGGCCGACAAGGAAATAATGATCAAAGCGGTGGTTCAATCAATCCCAACGTACTCTATGAATGTCTTTCGGCTTCCTATTGGTCTCCTTAAAGATATAGAAGCTATGATTCGTAAGTTTTGGTGGGGGTGTTCTGAGAATTCCAGAAAGATCCACTGGGTTAAATGGGAGACTCTTTGTTCTTCAAAGTCAATTGGAGGCATGGGGTTTCGCGACTTACATATGTTTAATGATGCCATGTTGGGGAAGCAAGTTTGGCGTTTATTTCATGATAGGACCTCGTTGGTTTATAAGGTGTTTCGGGCAAAGTACTTTCCTTCCGGTAACATTTTTGATGCGGTAGCCTCTCCGGTTTGCTCCTTTGCTTGGCAAAGTATTATACAAGCCAGGGAAGGTGTTTTGAGGGGTGCTCGATGGAGGGTGGGGGATGGGCGAGATATTAAAATCTGGAGTGATCATTGGCTGCCTTTTGAAGGTGGGGGAAGGATTTTATCTCCACAAAGGGACCTTTCTCTGAATATGGTTCAGGATTTGCTGCTGCCTGGTTCAAATCTCTGGAATGAGGAGCTTCTTGATTTGAACTTCTATCCGTGGGAAGCTGAAGCCATCAAAAACATCCACGTTAGCAACCATGAGGCAGCTGATGCTCTGATATGGCCTCACACGGATGATGGTGTGTACTCTGTTCGGAGCGCGTATCGCTTATTGGTAGCATTTCAGCATCAGAATCAACCCAGCTCGTCGGATGTGGAGTCCGGAAAGGGGTTATGGAATGGAATTTGGAAGTTGAAGGTCCCTAACAAAGTGAAACACCTTCTGTGGCGCGCGATTCGTGAGGCATTACCAACGAAATGTAATCTGCAAAGGCGTCAGGTATTAAGGTCTGGTATTTGTGATGCTTGTGGCGACTATGGTGAAGACGTGATTCATGCTTTGTGGCTCTGTGATGCGGTGAAACCCATTTGGATGTCAGATGCTCGGTTCTCTTTTCTTCGTGCTCATCATTTTTCTAACTTTGGTGATCTGTTTCAGTTTTTATGTGCGCAAGGTTCCTCTAATCTGGTTGCTCTGTTCGCTATGGCTGCTTGGGGTATCTGGGAGAGGCGAAACAGGGTGAGGGAGGGGCAGAGAACTTGGGGTTCAAATTTGGTCATGCACCGAGCTTCAGAGCTTCTGCAGGAGTTTCGGGATGTTCAACCGATGAATCCACGGATGGCTATCCGGAGTATGGATTTGCGTTGGAAGCCCCCTGATTCAGGTGTgtacaaattaaattttgatggtGCTTTATTCCTGGAACAGAGGTGCGCTGGCTTAGGGGTGGTTGTGAGGGACTCGGCTGGGCTTGTTATGGCTGCATTAAGTCAGAGAGTGCGGATCCCAGGTTCGGCCAATGTGGTGGAGGCTTTGGCAGCTCGAAGAGCCGTCTGCTTTGCTCAGGAACTCAGCCTTCACAATGTGGTGTTTGAAGGTGATTCTCTGAAAGTTATTGAAGCCATTAACGACAATAGGCCAGTGCAGACTTTGTATGGACATATTATTGATGAGATAAGGctgttatcttcttcttttatgtgTAATTTTATGCATGTTAATCGGAGGAGCAATAAGCTAGCTCATGCTCTTGCTAGACGAGCAGTTTTATCTGCTGATATCGATGTGTGGATAGAAGAACTTCCACGGGACTTGGAGAATGTTGTTTAGTTTGTTTTTCCAGTAATAAAGTTTCTTTTaccttttcctcaaaaaaaaaaaagttcctttaCTTAAACattcctaaaataatttttgcaaaTGACAAAGAAGCATATCTGCACCCAAACAATCTCAATTCATCTCCAAGAATTTTTGTCGTGGATTGAATAGAGACTCACACATAGCAATACTTGCATATGTTATGATTTCATGTAATAATTCTTACAGGTGAGCTATTAAAAACGGTCCAACAATTTTTGGTCCCTCCCAAAAACACTATTAGTTATGTCATTAaggaaaaataagtttatgagaCCATCTTATGAAGCATATATTGTTGTTTGGGATCCATTCTCCACGAAAATGTGATAGATGCGTTtaataagatttcttttttttaaagattaatcATATGTAATTGCTAACTTAGCAACATGACATACATTTATTAGGGAATCAAGACAATTattataagcaaaaaaaaaaatgaattgtcAGGATGTAATAATCTTAATTGCTTGGGTTTCGTACAAATTAATACCCAAGTCTCTAAATACAGTACTGAAGACCAAGTTGTTTTGCGTTTCAGCATTATTCGTGTAATactttccatctttcttttatatatatatatatatatatatatatatatgatcttccatttgtttttccttattttctttctttttgggtttctgATTATGTGATATGATAACAATAGGACGAAGGAAGTGAAGTAAGAACTGCTTCATGATGGCTGGTTGTTTATACTGCTGATAATGATTATGATCCGATTGGGTATTTTCCTGCCACACAATTTAACGAGTTAGCTGGAGGAGCAGACAAATTGCAATTGGGAGGCTATGTTCTCAGTAGCAGAGATGATAATAACATCCCTCCTATGGGCAGTGGACATTTTGATAATGGCTTGTATCAACGTACTTGTTTCATGAGTCAAGTTGAATTTGTAGATCACAATTTTGACTTGGTTGATTCACCAACTGGTGTTCAAACTGCCATGTCCCGTCGTTACCTTGAAGGAGATGAGTCATACAAAAACGACAGCAAAACGGGTTATAGCTTTTGTTTTGGCGGAACCGGTGGCACCGAGTCAGACTGTGAATCCGTTGATTAACAAATGTATatatgtaatttaattatattatcaatcatcaaaatatatatatatatatatatatgatgatgatgctgaaaATCATCAATAAGTCACAGTCCTCACGTGCTCGAGATAACACCTGCACAACATAGAACAAGAAGACCTtgagagagtaccggtgtggtttAATTAGAAGGCTTCTCACAATTCTAGAGTACCAGAGCTGGGATGAATGATTCGTACTTTGATTTATGAGGgttttggggcttttatagtagtgtagaaccaacttttttttctttcttgtggaAGGGGAATTTTTCCTTATAAGGAAGATCCTTATAAAAGCACTTATTTTTCaggatcctttccatataacGATTTTGTTGATCAAGGTTAATTGTGAGGCGTAAGATATTTCTTTTTGAAGTTTCTTGAGGACTACTTAAACTACGTGGATGTCACATGACCTTGCCGCTATCCACAATGTATCTGTCACCTTGAGGACAGCTTACACCGTATGGATGTCACGTGGCCCCACCCGTCGTCCACATTATATTCGTCCACTTCCTCATTCATCTTCTTATGTACACGCTTCCCGTCTTCTTCCATTACCTTGATCACAGGCTAAAGGTACCGTCACTCGTGACTGATTCAGTAGAATGAGACCGTTTACGTCTATTTTCTCcctcttcaatatatatatatatatatatataagcagaaACTTTATGTGTGAGAGCATGAGATTTTGTCATGCGGCTTCTTCTTTGAtcacttctatttttttataagaaaaaaaaattaaattaacttCCAACTCGTCATTTAACAGTTAACACTCTTCTTTACTCTTCATTGTATCAAGTCATTTCTCAAGTGCCACATTAGAGATAAAGACTAATCAATACACGCACATTtagccccctttttttttatatcttttcattaaatttttttttactgttatcaAAAAGAtcacattaacttatttttattgctatctcataaattacaacttacacaacacatttctctcttcttcatgtcttttatTATACCCATtgttttagtattaaaaacaaaagaaaaataataataataattatagttTACAGGGACGGACCCAGGTGGGGGCCCAAGCCCCCTTGggtccattttcttttttaatatagttattgtatattttattttttgtaattgagctctccttccaaaaccttaggCCGCCTTTTTCTTTAATCAGCTTAGCTAGTCTAACCCAAATAGCAACTATCCAAtccaaaaacttaataaaaacaataaaaacattcacaatggtgattgtattctagcaaaaaaaaaatatatattttaccaccaaagaactaaaaaatcatgtgttatagGAGCAACTAAATTTGGTGCAACTATTGTAAATTGGTATAAATACTAGCTAGTTGACTGTAGcaagttattaaaaatttaaaaaaaaaaattattaagattatatctctttcttcaattaaaaaattcaaattatctctctatttttattactttaataagttgtttatattattttaaccaAAGTGATAAaaagaacatttgatattgggtgtattgtaaagtaaggtagtaaaatagataaagtagctttttaaggtgctaaaagctaaaacttTTACACCActgttgtgaatgctctaacttcaacaGCAACAAAAATCCTAGCCagtctagtattaaaaaaaaaaaacattattttggttttggttttgtctttgttgatagatgattgcatcttaatgtatttagaaataacaatt contains:
- the LOC126726495 gene encoding putative ribonuclease H protein At1g65750 isoform X1 translates to MGCPLYFFNPFGLTLVWKFQMLSSLVSIQCSGRTGFMALKLDMSKAYDRVEWVFLEKILLKMGFQESWVAMIMQCITTVSYLILVNGEPTGHIYPSRGLRQGDPLSPFLFLFCAEGLNALLSQAANSGEIRGYSICRAGPKITHLFFADDCLLFCRATPEECAKIQSILAWYGAASGQQVNSDKTTAFFSRNTSAEVQEELKVLLGVPVIQNYEKYLGLPSFVGREKKACFNHIKERIWAKMQGWKEKLLSQADKEIMIKAVVQSIPTYSMNVFRLPIGLLKDIEAMIRKFWWGCSENSRKIHWVKWETLCSSKSIGGMGFRDLHMFNDAMLGKQVWRLFHDRTSLVYKVFRAKYFPSGNIFDAVASPVCSFAWQSIIQAREGVLRGARWRVGDGRDIKIWSDHWLPFEGGGRILSPQRDLSLNMVQDLLLPGSNLWNEELLDLNFYPWEAEAIKNIHVSNHEAADALIWPHTDDGVYSVRSAYRLLVAFQHQNQPSSSDVESGKGLWNGIWKLKVPNKVKHLLWRAIREALPTKCNLQRRQVLRSGICDACGDYGEDVIHALWLCDAVKPIWMSDARFSFLRAHHFSNFGDLFQFLCAQGSSNLVALFAMAAWGIWERRNRVREGQRTWGSNLVMHRASELLQEFRDVQPMNPRMAIRSMDLRWKPPDSGVYKLNFDGALFLEQRCAGLGVVVRDSAGLVMAALSQRVRIPGSANVVEALAARRAVCFAQELSLHNVVFEGDSLKVIEAINDNRPVQTLYGHIIDEIRLLSSSFMCNFMHVNRRSNKLAHALARRAVLSADIDVWIEELPRDLENVV